A stretch of Aythya fuligula isolate bAytFul2 chromosome 1, bAytFul2.pri, whole genome shotgun sequence DNA encodes these proteins:
- the SHISA8 gene encoding protein shisa-8: protein MAPRSRGRLQRSYVVGICCLVLLEPGRAWGAEPSPGGAGEKSSNGSQAPALEDAAPAPTEPSPGGDRCRGYYDVMGQWDPPFNCNAGIYQYCCGTCGYRFCCQFKPGRLDQSGCSNYDTPNWVNTGQPPARVDEPPVDPARDRTNMIVYIICGVVAVMVLVGIFTKLGLEKAQGPPTEMTVSRTLTDLLKQPGHGPSEHIDGLMGSVQVQLGEGLARGSPRSSADKLPLNNAVASASIPPLGRPHSHGKRLPPTAPSYSTYATLTAGESIPEDFYRHFGGPEVPPPSTLPFPHAEGPGLPEGCPPLGATKTKGPPKPSGGWEGGPQRGPRRPGPATPLYGQSSRHLATNSKTEVTV, encoded by the exons ATGGCCCCCAGGAGCCGCGGGCGGCTGCAGAGGAGCTACGTGGTGGGCatctgctgcctggtgctgctggagcccggCCGGGCGTGGGGCGCCGAGCccagcccggggggggccggggaaaaaagcagcaacgGGAGCCAGGCACCGGCGCTGGAGGACGCGGCCCCCGCGCCCACCGAGCCCAGCCCGGGGGGGGACCGCTGCCGGGGCTACTACGACGTGATGGGGCAGTGGGACCCCCCCTTCAACTGCAACGCCGGCATCTACCAGTACTGCTGCGGGACCTGCGGGTACCGCTTCTGCTGCCAGTTCAAGCCCGGGCGGCTGGACCAGAGCGGCTGCTCCAACTACGACACCCCCAACTGGGTGAACACCGGGCAGCCCCCCGCCCGGGTGGATGAGCCCCCCGTGGACCCCGCGCGGGACAGGACCAACATGATCGTCTACATCATCTGCGGCGTGGTGGCCGTCATGGTGCTGGTGGGCATCTTCACCAAGCTGGGCCTGGAGAAGGCGCAGGGCCCCCCCACCGAGATGACCGTCTCCAG GACGCTCACCGACCTGCTGAAGCAGCCGGGCCACGGCCCCTCCGAGCACATCGACGGGCTCATGGGCAGCGTGCAGGTGCAGCTGGGTGAGGGGCTTGCCCGGGGGTCCCCCCGCAGCAGCGCAG ACAAGCTGCCCCTGAACAACGCGGTGGCCAGTGCCAGCATCCCCCCGCTGGGGCGGCCCCACAGCCACGGCAAGCGCCTGCCCCCGACGGCTCCCAGCTACAGCACCTACGCCACGCTGACGGCTGGAG AGAGCATCCCCGAGGACTTCTACAGGCATTTCGGGGGGCCAgaggtgcccccccccagcaccctgcccttCCCGCACGCCGAGGGGCCAGGGCTACCCGAGGGCTGCCCCCCACTGGGGGCCACCAAGACCAAGGGCCCCCCCAAGCCGtcggggggctgggaggggggccCTCAGCGCGGCCCCcgccggccgggccccgccaCCCCGCTGTACGGGCAGAGCTCGCGGCACCTGGCCACCAACAGCAAGACCGAGGTCACCGTCTGA